A genomic region of Ornithorhynchus anatinus isolate Pmale09 chromosome 7, mOrnAna1.pri.v4, whole genome shotgun sequence contains the following coding sequences:
- the NDUFB3 gene encoding NADH dehydrogenase [ubiquinone] 1 beta subcomplex subunit 3 has translation MGHGHDHGHGKLELPDYRQWKIEGTPLQDIQDKLAKKGLRDPWGRNEAWRYSGQYAKSPTFLGAITRGFKWGFAAFVVAVGVEYYLTAGEKTESHH, from the exons ATGGGACATGGTCATGACCACGGCCACGGGAAGCTGGAGCTTCCCGATTACAGACAGTGGAAAATAGAAGGAACTCCATTACAGGACATCCAAGACAAGCTGGCTAAGAAAGGCCTCAGGGACCCTTGGGGCCG cAATGAAGCTTGGAGATACTCGGGTCAGTACGCAAAAAGCCCCACTTTCCTAGGCGCCATAACCAGAGGATTCAAATGGGGGTTTGCCGCCTTTGTAGTTGCTGTGGGAGTTGAATACTACCTGACGGCCGGGGAGAAGACCGAGAGCCACCACTGA